Proteins from a genomic interval of Nematostella vectensis chromosome 12, jaNemVect1.1, whole genome shotgun sequence:
- the LOC116614414 gene encoding putative nuclease HARBI1, which produces MADLLFCRVGEAYPQARERRFRLFNGSLDDFLNDKEVKSRFRFRKDTIECITQFLREELSRDTRRNQALAPIVQVLVALRFYASGSFLQIIGDTFGLPKSTVSRCVSDVTRALVSKADRFIKWPSRERQREIKQAFYDKHGFPGVIGCIDGTHVKLQAPTNYENDYVNRKGSTALTCKPCVTTKNTLEREHTRIDEGYLLGDSGYPCRPFLMTPYPNPANQHQEDFNEAHSKTRVKIEQCFGLFKRRFHLMHGEVRMKPEKVSQLLGACAVLHNIAILRNDIYDGPAAGPDDEPDLNVYQGPEDGKIIRDFISNSNF; this is translated from the exons atggcggatttGTTGTTTTGCCGGGTCGGGGAAGCTTACCCGCAAGCTCGCGAACGCCGCTTTCGCTTGTTTAACGGAAGCCTTGATGACTTTCTCAACGACAAAGAGGTCAAATCGAGGTTCCGCTTTCGGAAAGACACAATTGAGTGTATAACACAGTTTTTGAGGGAGGAATTAAGCCGGGATACGCGACGAAATCAAGCACTTGCTCCAATAGTCCAAGTTCTTGTCGCACTACGCTTTTACGCTTCGGGGAGTTTTTTGCAAATCATAGGCGATACATTTGGCCTTCCAAAGTCTACCGTTTCCCGTTGCGTCTCAGATGTGACAAGAGCGCTTGTTAGCAAAGCTGACCGCTTCATCAAATGGCCTTCGCGAGAGAGGCAAAGGGAGATAAAGCAGGCATTTTACGACAAGCACGGCTTCCCTGGAGTTATCGGCTGTATTGACGGGACTCATGTAAAGCTCCAGGCCCCGACAAATTATGAGAACGATTATGTCAATCGGAAGGGCAGCACAGCATTAACGTGCAAGCCGTGTGTGACAACAAAG AATACGCTGGAAAGGGAGCACACAAGGATAGATGAGGGGTACTTGTTAGGGGACAGTGGGTATCCATGCCGCCCCTTCCTCATGACACCCTATCCTAACCCAGCCAACCAGCATCAg GAAGACTTCAATGAAGCCCATTCAAAAACAAGGGTTAAAATTGAACAATGCTTTGGCCTATTCAAGAGGCGGTTCCACCTTATGCACGGTGAGGTCAGAATGAAGCCCGAGAAAGTCAGCCAGTTATTAGGAGCTTGTGCTGTATTGCATAATATCGCAATCTTGAGAAATGACATATATGATGGCCCAGCAGCTGGACCTGATGATGAGCCAGATCTGAATGTGTATCAGGGCCCTGAGGATGGAAAGATCATTAGAGACTTTATTTCAAACTCCAATTTTTAA
- the LOC125557125 gene encoding uncharacterized protein K02A2.6-like has protein sequence MADASKTGSRKKIREYFGIRNELSEVNGKLVFGSRIVIPESMRGYVLDRIHDGHQGVTKCRERERLSVWWPGLSRGIAQKVASCEFCLVNQPTQRKEPLRTTPLPDRPWQMIAADLAMSDGQDYFIVTDYYSRYIEIAHTTKSPHTTSKRVIGELKNMFARWGIPELVKSDGGPQFTSKEFE, from the coding sequence ATGGCCGATGCATCCAAAACAGGTTCCCGAAAAAAAATACGAGAGTATTTTGGAATTCGTAACGAACTATCAGAAGTCAATGGCAAGCTCGTGTTTGGAAGTCGTATTGTGATCCCAGAATCGATGCGCGGTTACGTCTTGGACAGAATCCATGATGGACACCAGGGTGTAACAAAGTGCCGCGAGAGAGAACGTCTCTCCGTCTGGTGGCCTGGTTTAAGCAGAGGTATCGCACAGAAGGTTGCGTCATGTGAATTCTGTTTAGTCAACCAGCCTACGCAGAGGAAAGAACCTCTAAGAACCACACCCCTACCAGATAGACCATGGCAGATGATTGCAGCAGATCTTGCAATGTCGGATGGTCAAGATTATTTTATCGTCACAGACTACTATTCAAGGTATATTGAAATCGCACACACTACAAAGTCACCTCATACTACCTCCAAACGAGTGATTGGTGAACTTAAGAACATGTTTGCGAGATGGGGAATACCCGAACTAGTAAAGAGTGATGGGGGACCTCAGTTCACATCTAAGGAGTTCGAGTAG